From bacterium, the proteins below share one genomic window:
- the argB gene encoding acetylglutamate kinase encodes MQKYIDKSKILIEALPYIKCFSGKTVVIKYGGSAMLNEELKKSVLQDIALMKLVGISPVIVHGGGPEINKMLKQMDKQPEFINGLRVTDEETMEIVEMVLSGKVNKDIVTNIQTQGFNAVGISGKDGNILKARKKLIDGQDAGFVGEIIDVDTNLIKILIQNDFIPVIAPTGMDEIGNTYNINADYAASAIAGALGAEKLVFLTDIAGVLRNINDDKSIISNMTVSEAKKLISDGTVSGGMIPKVDCCIEGVEKGVKTVHILDGRVEHSLLLEVFTETGIGTMINRD; translated from the coding sequence ATGCAAAAATATATTGATAAAAGCAAAATCCTAATCGAAGCATTGCCCTATATAAAGTGCTTTTCAGGCAAAACTGTCGTTATAAAATACGGCGGAAGCGCTATGTTGAATGAAGAGCTTAAAAAATCAGTTTTACAGGATATAGCTCTTATGAAATTAGTGGGTATTTCGCCGGTCATAGTTCATGGCGGCGGTCCGGAAATCAACAAAATGCTCAAACAAATGGATAAACAACCCGAGTTTATCAACGGGCTGAGGGTTACCGATGAAGAAACCATGGAAATCGTAGAAATGGTGCTTTCAGGCAAGGTAAATAAAGATATCGTCACAAATATCCAAACTCAGGGCTTTAATGCGGTAGGCATAAGCGGCAAAGACGGTAATATTCTTAAAGCAAGAAAAAAACTGATAGACGGGCAAGATGCAGGTTTTGTCGGTGAAATTATTGACGTGGACACAAATTTAATCAAAATACTGATCCAAAACGATTTTATTCCTGTAATAGCTCCGACAGGAATGGACGAAATAGGAAATACTTACAATATTAATGCGGATTATGCCGCATCAGCCATTGCAGGGGCATTAGGTGCAGAAAAACTTGTCTTCTTAACCGATATTGCAGGTGTGTTAAGAAATATTAATGACGATAAGTCAATTATATCAAATATGACTGTATCTGAAGCAAAAAAACTAATTTCTGACGGCACAGTTTCGGGAGGAATGATTCCCAAAGTCGACTGCTGCATCGAAGGAGTTGAAAAAGGAGTAAAGACTGTCCACATACTCGATGGTCGAGTAGAGCACAGTCTTTTGTTGGAAGTTTTTACGGAAACAGGTATAGGAACAATGATTAACAGGGATTAA